The Bos mutus isolate GX-2022 chromosome 7, NWIPB_WYAK_1.1, whole genome shotgun sequence genome window below encodes:
- the POU4F3 gene encoding POU domain, class 4, transcription factor 3: protein MMAMNAKQPFGMHPVLQEPKFSSLHSGSEAMRRVCLPAPQLQGNIFGSFDESLLARAEALAAVDIVSHGKNHPFKPDATYHTMSSVPCTSTSSTVPISHPAALTSHPHHAVHQGLEGDLLEHISPTLSVSGLGAPEHSVMPAQIHPHHLGAMGHLHQAMGMSHPHAVAPHSAMPACLSDVESDPRELEAFAERFKQRRIKLGVTQADVGAALANLKIPGVGSLSQSTICRFESLTLSHNNMIALKPVLQAWLEEAEAAYREKNSKPELFNGSERKRKRTSIAAPEKRSLEAYFAIQPRPSSEKIAAIAEKLDLKKNVVRVWFCNQRQKQKRMKYSAVH, encoded by the exons ATGATGGCCATGAACGCCAAGCAGCCTTTCGGCATGCACCCGGTGCTTCAAGAACCCAAATTCTCCAGCCTGCACTCCGGCTCCGAGGCCATGCGCCGAGTCTGTCTCCCAGCCCCGCAG CTGCAGGGTAATATATTTGGAAGCTTTGATGAGAGCCTGCTGGCACGCGCCGAAGCTCTGGCGGCGGTGGATATCGTCTCCCACGGCAAGAACCATCCGTTCAAGCCCGACGCCACCTACCATACCATGAGCAGCGTGCCCTGCACGTCCACTTCGTCCACCGTGCCCATCTCCCACCCGGCCGCGCTCACCTCGCACCCGCATCACGCCGTGCACCAGGGCCTCGAGGGCGACTTACTAGAGCACATCTCGCCCACGCTGAGCGTGAGCGGCTTGGGCGCCCCCGAGCACTCGGTGATGCCGGCCCAGATCCACCCGCACCACCTGGGCGCCATGGGCCACCTGCATCAAGCCATGGGCATGAGCCACCCACATGCCGTGGCGCCTCACAGCGCTATGCCTGCCTGCCTCAGCGACGTGGAGTCGGACCCGCGAGAGCTCGAGGCCTTCGCTGAGCGCTTCAAGCAGCGGCGCATCAAGCTAGGGGTGACCCAGGCGGACGTGGGTGCGGCCCTGGCCAACCTCAAGATCCCCGGCGTCGGCTCGCTCAGCCAGAGCACCATCTGCAGGTTCGAGTCTCTCACTCTCTCGCACAACAACATGATTGCGCTCAAGCCGGTACTCCAGGCCTGGCTGGAGGAAGCCGAGGCCGCCTATCGAGAGAAAAATAGCAAGCCGGAGCTCTTCAATGGCAGTGAGCGGAAGCGCAAACGCACGTCCATCGCGGCGCCGGAGAAGCGCTCGCTGGAGGCCTACTTTGCGATCCAGCCGCGGCCCTCATCCGAAAAGATCGCGGCCATCGCCGAGAAACTGGACCTTAAAAAGAACGTGGTGAGGGTCTGGTTCTGCAaccagagacagaaacagaaacgAATGAAGTACTCGGCTGTCCACTGA